A region of Haloplanus sp. XH21 DNA encodes the following proteins:
- a CDS encoding DUF1405 domain-containing protein, whose protein sequence is MSSGPTSDTLARRIGALFDGAGLPAADPLPRWLAPLPRAVENLGLSLAWVVVLTNLVGTAFGFWYYRFQFAAEPVVAWPLVPDSPVATLFIACSLGLWKLGRSNEVVNALAFFGCWKLGLWTPFVLLAFADGFLATTPLPMYLFLLGSHLMMAVEAFLLHRYSDFPVGAVAVAVAWYGLNDVVDYFVPVVGTPHHTLLPGQRIVEGGITHLAPIHEVAAAGAVVLTLTATFLTLATRVKTLESWANAEDG, encoded by the coding sequence ATGAGTTCCGGGCCCACGTCGGACACGCTCGCTCGCCGCATCGGTGCGCTGTTCGACGGCGCCGGCCTGCCCGCTGCCGACCCGCTTCCGCGATGGCTCGCCCCCCTCCCGCGGGCCGTCGAGAACCTCGGCCTGTCGCTCGCCTGGGTCGTCGTCCTCACCAACCTCGTCGGCACCGCCTTCGGCTTCTGGTACTACCGCTTCCAGTTCGCGGCCGAACCGGTCGTCGCGTGGCCGCTCGTCCCCGACAGCCCCGTCGCCACGCTCTTCATCGCGTGCTCGCTCGGCCTCTGGAAACTGGGGCGGTCGAACGAGGTGGTGAACGCGCTCGCCTTCTTCGGCTGCTGGAAACTCGGCCTCTGGACGCCCTTCGTCCTCCTGGCTTTTGCCGACGGCTTCCTCGCGACGACGCCGCTCCCCATGTATCTCTTCCTCCTCGGCAGCCACCTCATGATGGCCGTCGAGGCGTTTCTCCTCCACCGCTACAGCGACTTCCCCGTCGGCGCCGTCGCCGTCGCCGTCGCGTGGTACGGCCTGAACGACGTGGTGGACTACTTCGTGCCCGTCGTGGGCACGCCCCACCACACGCTCCTGCCGGGCCAGCGCATCGTTGAGGGGGGGATCACGCATCTCGCGCCGATCCACGAGGTCGCCGCCGCGGGCGCCGTCGTCCTGACGCTCACGGCCACGTTTCTGACGCTCGCGACGCGGGTGAAAACGCTCGAATCGTGGGCGAACGCCGAGGACGGTTAG
- the pdxS gene encoding pyridoxal 5'-phosphate synthase lyase subunit PdxS, translating to MTDLEDLRRGTDLVKRGFAQMQKGGVIMDVVNAEQARIAEDCGAVAVMSLEAVPADIRKRGGVARMADPGTLQEILDEVSIPVMGKARIGHTKEAEILEAAGADMVDESEVLTPADDEYHIDKREFTSPFVCGARNLGEALRRIDEGAAMIRTKGEAGTGDVNQAVTHQRAIKGAIRQLEGMAYEERERWAREHGAPRELVHETAEMGRLPVVNFAAGGIATPADAALMMHHGCDGIFVGSGIFGAENPEAMGTAIVEAVNNWDDPERLTEIATNVGKGMKGQSNVDMPEDEQLQGRGV from the coding sequence ATGACCGACCTCGAAGACCTGCGGCGCGGGACGGACCTAGTGAAACGCGGTTTCGCCCAGATGCAGAAGGGGGGCGTCATCATGGACGTCGTCAACGCCGAGCAGGCGCGCATCGCGGAGGACTGCGGCGCCGTCGCGGTGATGAGCCTCGAAGCCGTGCCTGCCGACATCCGCAAGCGCGGGGGCGTCGCCCGGATGGCGGATCCCGGAACGCTGCAGGAGATCCTCGACGAGGTGTCGATTCCGGTGATGGGGAAAGCGCGCATCGGCCACACCAAGGAAGCCGAGATCCTGGAGGCCGCGGGCGCCGACATGGTCGACGAGAGCGAGGTGTTGACCCCCGCCGACGACGAGTACCACATCGACAAGCGGGAGTTCACCTCTCCCTTCGTCTGTGGCGCGCGCAACCTCGGCGAGGCGCTCCGTCGCATCGACGAGGGCGCGGCGATGATCCGCACCAAGGGCGAGGCGGGCACGGGCGACGTGAATCAGGCCGTCACCCACCAGCGCGCCATCAAGGGGGCCATCCGGCAGCTGGAGGGCATGGCCTACGAGGAGCGCGAGCGCTGGGCGCGCGAACACGGCGCACCGCGCGAACTCGTCCACGAAACCGCCGAGATGGGGCGGCTCCCGGTCGTCAACTTCGCCGCGGGCGGCATCGCGACGCCCGCCGACGCGGCGCTCATGATGCATCACGGCTGTGACGGCATCTTCGTCGGCTCGGGCATCTTCGGCGCGGAAAACCCCGAAGCGATGGGGACGGCCATCGTCGAGGCCGTCAACAACTGGGACGACCCCGAACGGCTGACCGAAATCGCCACGAACGTCGGCAAGGGGATGAAAGGGCAGTCGAACGTCGACATGCCGGAAGACGAGCAGCTGCAGGGCCGCGGCGTCTAA